One Stigmatopora nigra isolate UIUO_SnigA chromosome 1, RoL_Snig_1.1, whole genome shotgun sequence DNA segment encodes these proteins:
- the LOC144183226 gene encoding LOW QUALITY PROTEIN: zinc finger protein GLI2-like (The sequence of the model RefSeq protein was modified relative to this genomic sequence to represent the inferred CDS: inserted 1 base in 1 codon; deleted 1 base in 1 codon; substituted 1 base at 1 genomic stop codon), whose amino-acid sequence MEATRADVKKDKVDVSGFGDLLKKPLETRVAPHIFSSFHKPFATDLHHHEGCHSYHYEPHVHAVHRPVGLPGRPIISDVSLIRLSPTSMSTGDSPFSPQHVYVNPHVEHYLHGSPTLSMISAARSLTPSDLSHEHFRDAALFGLQPPSPTGLSLTREYYQLMASHHSAYGELLMPGTGLVAGTHLPDYVAPIDVSRLAPRLSRKRTLSISPMYDTSVDFQAMIRSSPSSLVAYINNSARTNGSYGHLSVGGLRRAKLHDTYSERSIFPPIKDDIFPLCLHQSPSLALPPPINSVAYQHLLALGHVPPLIPPPTAYPGCQPVLGLPSLSVPACTTDRTYQNPCGESVISCTLEPIITKRSKVKPDSKAPSSLVSVPPQSHGGISLQPKEDVDCDEAKADPEVTFESNCHWEGCSTEYETQDQLVHHINNDHIHGEKKEFVCRWDECSRDQKPFKAQYMLVVHMRRHTGEKPHKCTFEGCFKAYSRLENLKTHLRSHTGEKPYMCEHEGCNKAFSNASDRAKHQNRTHSNEKPYVCKIPGCIKRYTDPSSLRKHVKTVHGPEAHVTKRQRGDLAPKLPSQDDSENQTLNTETIDERLTDESPPTSFGDYKHVKSIKMENSVMQQPIPGSQSSCNIEPTPLGGAIDDDSGVETVATSGGSLGDFGTLXESLANDDSNGGEAASYRIQKKLSPLSLLECLKKIKXVRDSRQRTTFSCHQYQQPRSSGGLWVVTQCRFLECRVQFDALSLRSSGRSPLRCTRQNFINSLQIHLI is encoded by the exons GCCTGTAGGTTTGCCAGGCAGACCCATCATCTCCGACGTCTCGCTGATTCGTCTCTCTCCTACGTCCATGTCGACCGGCGACTCCCCTTTCAGCCCACAGCATGTATATGTCAACCCTCACGTGGAGCACTATCTGCATGGCAGCCCAACACTGTCAATGATCTCAGCAGCTAGAAGCCTCACTCCCTCTGACT TGTCTCACGAGCACTTTAGAGATGCCGCTCTGTTTGGGCTACAGCCACCTTCGCCAACTGGGCTCAGTCTGACCAGGGAGTATTATCAATTGATGGCGAGTCATCACAGCGCCTATGGCGAGCTTCTCATGCCGGGGACGGGTTTAGTGGCCGGGACCCACCTGCCAGATTATGTGGCCCCCATTGATG TGTCACGGCTGGCTCCCAGGCTAAGCAGAAAGAGGACCCTATCCATCTCACCAATGTACGACACTAGTGTGGATTTCCAGGCGATGATCCGGAGCTCACCCAGCTCACTAGTGGCATACATCAACAACTCGGCTCGTACAAACGGCTCGTACGGACACCTGTCGGTTGGAGGACTTAGGCGAGCAAAACTTCACGACACATACAGTGAACGgtctatttttccccccataaaAGACGACATATTCCCCCTATGTTTGCATCAG AGCCCGTCTTTGGCCTTACCTCCTCCCATCAACTCTGTGGCCTACCAACATCTGCTGGCTTTGGGCCATGTCCCACCACTCATCCCACCACCGACCGCCTACCCAGGCTGCCAACCCGTCCTTGGCCTTCCCTCGCTGTCTGTCCCTGCCTGCACCACTGACCGGACATACCAA AACCCTTGCGGAGAATCAGTCATCAGCTGCACACTTGAACCCATCATCaccaaaaggtcaaaggttaaacCTGATTCCAAAGCACCAAGTTCACTA GTTAGCGTGCCGCCACAGAGCCATGGAGGAATTTCATTGCAGCCGAAGGAAGATGTGGACTGTGACGAAGCCAAAGCAGATCCGGAAGTCACCTTTGAGTCCAACTGTCACTGGGAGGGCTGCAGCACAGAGTATGAAACACAAGACCAGCTTGTCCAT CACATCAATAATGATCACATCCACGGGGAGAAGAAAGAGTTTGTGTGTCGGTGGGATGAATGTTCAAGGGATCAGAAGCCCTTTAAGGCTCAGTACATGCTGGTGGTTCACATGCGCCGGCACACAGGAGAGAAACCGCACAAGTGCACG TTTGAGGGCTGCTTTAAGGCATATTCTCGTCTGGAAAATCTTAAAACGCATCTGCGATCTCACACCGGGGAGAAACCCTACATGTGTGAGCACGAGGGATGCAACAAGGCCTTTTCCAACGCCTCGGACAGAGCCAAACACCAGAACCGTACACACTCCAACGAG AAACCGTATGTCTGCAAGATCCCGGGCTGCATTAAGCGTTACACTGACCCCAGTTCGCTGAGGAAGCATGTGAAAACGGTCCATGGGCCAGAGGCGCACGTCACAAAGAGGCAGCGTGGCGACCTGGCGCCCAAGCTGCCTTCTCAGGACGACAGCGAGAACCAGACCCTTAACACAGAAACAATTGATGAGAGGCTTACAGATGAAAGCCCCCCAACAAGCTTTGGGGACTACAAGCATGTTAAATCTATCAAGATGGAAAACTCTGTG ATGCAGCAGCCCATCCCTGGCAGTCAGTCATCGTGTAACATCGAACCGACACCACTTGGTGGGGCCATCGACGATGACAGTGGAGTAGAAACGGTGGCGACGAGCGGAGGAAGCCTGGGGGACTTCGGTACGC TGGAGTCTTTGGCTAATGACGATTCCAATGGCGGAGAAGCGGCAAGTTACAGAATACAGAAGAAGCTCAGCCCTCTTTCACTTTTGGAGTGTCTGAAGAAAATCAAGTAGGTGAGAGACTCCCGTCAACGGACCACCTTCAGCTGCCACCAGTACCAGCAACCA CGTTCCTCTGGCGGATTATGGGTGGTGACCCAGTGCCGTTTCTTAGAGTGCCGAGTTCAATTTGACGCTCTCAGCCTCCGTTCCTCGGGCAGGTCTCCACTTCGCTGCACCAGACAAAACTTCATAAACTCCCTTCAAATCCACCTCATCTGA